In one window of Helianthus annuus cultivar XRQ/B chromosome 17, HanXRQr2.0-SUNRISE, whole genome shotgun sequence DNA:
- the LOC118488793 gene encoding extensin-like, with translation MAFPCFRAGHLRSPPTFDHRRHRYHHRCYYLRSPPPSPPTSATAINRRYHLRSPTPPTTTIAVTTRLRLHPPPPPTTAVATTATYHHPPSPPITDHRHPILFLRLFLRTKQQKVMVHSILRW, from the coding sequence ATGGCGTTTCCGTGCTTCCGAGCCGGGCACCTCCGATCACCACCCACCTTCGATCATCGCCGCCACCGCTACCACCATCGCTGCTACTACCTTCGATCACCGCCGCCGTCGCCACCCACCTCCGCCACCGCTATCAACCGTCGCTACCACCTCCGATCACCGacgccacccaccaccaccatcgctgTCACCACCCGCCTCCgtctccacccaccaccaccgccaaccACCGCTGTCGCTACAactgccacctatcaccacccaccatcaccgCCCATCACTGACCACCGCCATccgattttattccttcgtctttTCTTGCGtaccaaacaacaaaaagtaaTGGTTCATTCCATTCTCagatggtaa